CTGGCCTGCCCTGCAGGCGGCTCTCCCTGAGGCGCGAAGCCTCGGGGTGATGCGCTGGGGTGCGGCGCAACCCCTGGATCATGCGTTGCCCCGGCATCTGCAGTGGTGTCCGCAGGCACGGGTGGGATTCTGTGGTGACTGGATCGACGGTCCAGGTTTCGGGATGGCGGAAGGTGCTTTGCAGAGTGCGTTGGATTTGGCAGACATGCTGCAGTGATGTGTTCGCTTGACGAAGCAACTCTCTGATTTGTTTCATCAGCTAAAAAAAATCCCGAGATTGCTCACTGAAGCTGGCTGTGTTGTGGATTGCGCGTCAGAACTGAAGAAAGGCTTCTTTCGATGCGATCACACTTTCAGCCGGTTCGGCTCCATTCCAGCGTCCACGACGACGACCCCTGCCAGTGCGCTGCCTGCGTGGCTTTGCGAGGACGCCTGCAGGCCATGGTTGTGTCGGCACCGGGGAGATCGACATCGAGGCGTCCCAGCGCGGAACAACGCTGAGCGTTGGCCTCAAGGTTGGTTGAAGCCTTGATTCTCCAACGCCTGGGCCAGGGTCTGCAGCCGCTGACCATTCACTCCAAGGTCGGAGTCACCCAAGCGTGAAACAGATCGGGCTTCGAGCAGTTCGGGGGCGGCTGCATTGAGCTCTAGATCATCGACAAAGCCGAAGATGCGGCTGCTGAAGGTGGCATGGAGGTAGCCATCTTTCTGATCGATCACTTCCGCCTGCGGTGTTGATTCGATCAGTGTGGTGAGGCTGTCCAATGCTGCGCCGGAATCCGAAACAGCCCAGTCAACCCGTGCGCAGTGAGCGGGCCCGGGGCAGGGGCTGAGGTGACCGCCATGCACTCCCAGATCCTCGGGGACAGGGCCAACGAGATGAAACAGGGCGAGAACCAGGGGGAGGGCGAAGAGAGCGAACGAGGGCATGACGTCAGGGGGAGCGAGTGGGTGGCTCAGGTCCAGCGCACTGGATCCTTGGAGTTCAGATGCTGCACATGGTCAGTGTCACCATCGAGAAGATCGCGGCTGATCGTGAGGCAGATGCTGTCGAGCGGGAGAGAGAAGCTGCTGCCGTCAGCGTCGAAGGGACCCTCGACGTAGGCGCCGATGCGTTCCGCCATCAGAAACAGCAGCACGATCAACACTCCACTGATCGGGATTCGCGACTCGGGCCCGAGGTCGTGAAAGTACAGGAGCAGAAGCAGTCCGAACAGCCAGGTGAGCAAGCGCACGAAGACGTCGTAAGACGCGGGCAGCGGCGTGTTGCGGATCCGTTCCAATCCGCCGATGGCATCGGTGCAGGCATTGGCCACTTGCATCAGCTGCAAGCGTCCGAAACTGTCGATCTGCCCCTGGCGATGCAGGTCGCGGATCCACTCGGCCCGCTGCAGACCGAGCTGGCGCAGGCTGCTGCTGCGGGGCAGCTTGAGGCCGTCGAGAAGTTGCCCTTGCAGCTCCCTGAGCTCCCGGTGCCAGAAGTTACGCAGCTGGAAATTCAGCTGCCATACCAGAGCCACCTGCAACTGCAGAAGCTGACGCTCCTGTTTGCGGTTGATGCGTTCGCTGCTCAGGTGTGCACGGAGGGTGTCGGCCCAGCTCCGGCTCACATTCACGATTGATCCCCACAGTTTCCTCGCCTCCCACCAGCGCCCGATGGCCTGGGTGTTGCGAAAGCCAATGAAGATCGAGGCTGCGATTCCGAGAATTCTCACGACATCGCCATCGGCTGTCCAGCCTCCGGGAATCACGTTGCTTTCGATCAGCACCGAAATTGTGAGCAGCAGCAGCAACTCCAGCCGCATGCGTTTCATCAGCTGCAGCAGCACCAGGGAATAGTCCCGACGCCGCGTGCTGGGCGGATGGCCGTAGTCCCCGAGATCAATCATTGCTTTGAAGTCACAGACGCTGCTACGAGACAGCGATCATGGCGGCACTCGTGCACGGACCCATGCATGCCAGCTGGACGGAGCAGTGGTGGCCGGTTGCCTATCTGCGCGATCTCGATTCTGGACGACCGCAGCGTTTCACGCTCCTCGAGCGGGATCTCGTTCTGTGGTGGGATGCCGCGTCCAGCGACTGGTGTGCCTTTGATGACGTCTGTCCCCATCGGTTGGTGCCTCTAAGTGAGGGGCGCATCAATGCGTCCGGGGAGCTGGAGTGTCCTTATCACGGCTGGAGTTTCAATGGAGAAGGCCGTTGCACGCGCATCCCTCAGATGGGCGAGGGTGGAAGCCCATCGGGGCGTCGGTCCAGCTGCACCAGCCTCCCCACATGTTCAGCACAGGGACTGCTGTTCGTGTGGACTGGCGATCCGGCGACTGCTGGGGCCAACGATCCGCCGCTTGTCCCTTTGCTCCAGGAAGAGGGAGATGGATGGGCTGACGGGTGGATCGTGCAGGACACGTTCCGAGACCTGCCCATGGATGCGCTCACCCTGCTCGAGAATGTGCTGGATGTGAGTCATGTGCCGTTCACACATCACAAAACTGTCGGCAACCGTGAGAACGCTGCACCTGTGTTGGCGGTGATTCAGTCGGAGGGCGATTCGGGATTTGAAGCTCTGTGGGAAGAGGGTCCCCGCAGGGGGCGGCTGGGCTCCCAGTTCACCCATTTCCGCGCTCCTCAGTTGATGTGGCATGACCTGGATGCCAAGGGGTTCGCGCGGATTCTCACCGTGGTCTATGCCGTGCCGATTCGCCGCGGTGAGTGTCGACTTTTCGCCCGGTTCCCATTTCAGTTCAAGTCCGCGTTGCCCAGGGTGTTTGTGGGTCTGCGACCCCGATGGCTGCAACACATCGGCAACCACAAAGTTCTGGAAGACGACCAGGTGTTTCTGCATTGGCAGGAGCGGGTGCTGGAGGCTGCCGGTGGTAGCGCTGCCGCCGAGAGTGCTTTTTTCCTGCCAACGGAGGCGGATGTGTACGTGGCTGCGTTGCATCGCTGGATCAACAGCCACGGCGGAGAGCCCTTCGCAGGCCAGTCGCTACCGCCAAGACAGGGGATGGCCTCGCTCATGGACCGCTACAACAGCCATACGGTGCATTGCCGCAGTTGTTCGACCGCTCTGCGCTGGATTCGTCGGGGGCAGCCCTGGTGTTGGGTTGTCCTTTGGACTGCGGCGGTGTTGATCGGTGTTGGCCAGTTGGGCTGGTTGAGCGCTTGTGGAGCGCTGCTGGCCGTTCTCGCTGTTGTTCTGCTTCAGCGTCTGCGGCGTTGGGAACGGGGGTTGACGGTCGGCGACGGACTGGCGCCGCGTAATTATGGGAATTGATTGATGGCATCATCTGCTCGGAGATGATTCGTGTGACCTCCCCATGCCCTGACAGCGTGATCGTGGCGCTGGGGGCCCGTGAATGGCCTATCTGGGCCTGTGAAGTGAGTGAATTCCCCTGGAGCTACGACCAGAGGGAGACCTGTTTGTTGCTGGAAGGTGACGTGACAGTGACGCCTGAATCCGGTTCGCCGGTGCACATCAAGGGCGGTGATC
The sequence above is a segment of the Synechococcus sp. PROS-7-1 genome. Coding sequences within it:
- a CDS encoding DUF1499 domain-containing protein; translation: MPSFALFALPLVLALFHLVGPVPEDLGVHGGHLSPCPGPAHCARVDWAVSDSGAALDSLTTLIESTPQAEVIDQKDGYLHATFSSRIFGFVDDLELNAAAPELLEARSVSRLGDSDLGVNGQRLQTLAQALENQGFNQP
- a CDS encoding bestrophin family ion channel, whose amino-acid sequence is MIDLGDYGHPPSTRRRDYSLVLLQLMKRMRLELLLLLTISVLIESNVIPGGWTADGDVVRILGIAASIFIGFRNTQAIGRWWEARKLWGSIVNVSRSWADTLRAHLSSERINRKQERQLLQLQVALVWQLNFQLRNFWHRELRELQGQLLDGLKLPRSSSLRQLGLQRAEWIRDLHRQGQIDSFGRLQLMQVANACTDAIGGLERIRNTPLPASYDVFVRLLTWLFGLLLLLYFHDLGPESRIPISGVLIVLLFLMAERIGAYVEGPFDADGSSFSLPLDSICLTISRDLLDGDTDHVQHLNSKDPVRWT
- a CDS encoding Rieske 2Fe-2S domain-containing protein, with translation MHASWTEQWWPVAYLRDLDSGRPQRFTLLERDLVLWWDAASSDWCAFDDVCPHRLVPLSEGRINASGELECPYHGWSFNGEGRCTRIPQMGEGGSPSGRRSSCTSLPTCSAQGLLFVWTGDPATAGANDPPLVPLLQEEGDGWADGWIVQDTFRDLPMDALTLLENVLDVSHVPFTHHKTVGNRENAAPVLAVIQSEGDSGFEALWEEGPRRGRLGSQFTHFRAPQLMWHDLDAKGFARILTVVYAVPIRRGECRLFARFPFQFKSALPRVFVGLRPRWLQHIGNHKVLEDDQVFLHWQERVLEAAGGSAAAESAFFLPTEADVYVAALHRWINSHGGEPFAGQSLPPRQGMASLMDRYNSHTVHCRSCSTALRWIRRGQPWCWVVLWTAAVLIGVGQLGWLSACGALLAVLAVVLLQRLRRWERGLTVGDGLAPRNYGN
- a CDS encoding cupin domain-containing protein; this translates as MIRVTSPCPDSVIVALGAREWPIWACEVSEFPWSYDQRETCLLLEGDVTVTPESGSPVHIKGGDLVEFPAGLRCTWSVHQPVRKHYQFG